A single window of Nitrospinota bacterium DNA harbors:
- the lpxI gene encoding UDP-2,3-diacylglucosamine diphosphatase LpxI (LpxI, functionally equivalent to LpxH, replaces it in LPS biosynthesis in a minority of bacteria.) gives MTTPSTICIIAGDGELPILAAQSARSQGYRVVAIGLSRRIARAMAPHVEAVFHYGYGQLRKTWATLQAEGVQDVLFLGRFNKRVLFNPKGFDDVSLRFLRRIVSKADRTLMEGLIELFEAEGFVVRDQKDFLEACLADPGLITDREPTAEEWEDVLFGFQKARDIASLDIGETVVVKDRSVVAVEAIEGTNACIERGCREVDGAVVVKVTRRRQDFRLDVPAIGPSTVELLVKGGASVLALEAGHIYVLEKEKIRKIAKKGDLAIVACDGTEFVPPPTPSQGEER, from the coding sequence GTGACGACCCCTTCCACGATCTGTATCATCGCTGGCGACGGGGAGCTGCCCATACTAGCGGCTCAGTCGGCCCGCAGCCAGGGCTATCGGGTTGTGGCCATTGGATTAAGCCGCCGCATCGCCAGGGCAATGGCGCCTCACGTCGAGGCCGTCTTCCATTACGGCTACGGCCAGCTTCGTAAAACCTGGGCCACGTTACAGGCCGAAGGCGTACAGGACGTCCTCTTCCTCGGACGATTCAACAAGCGGGTCCTCTTCAACCCGAAGGGGTTCGACGACGTCTCCCTCAGATTCCTCCGCAGGATCGTCAGCAAGGCAGACCGCACCCTCATGGAGGGTCTCATTGAGCTTTTCGAGGCCGAGGGCTTCGTCGTACGAGACCAAAAGGATTTTCTGGAGGCCTGCCTGGCAGACCCCGGGCTCATTACCGATAGGGAGCCGACCGCCGAGGAGTGGGAAGACGTGCTCTTCGGGTTCCAGAAGGCACGGGACATCGCATCCCTCGATATCGGTGAGACGGTGGTGGTCAAGGACCGGTCCGTGGTGGCGGTGGAGGCTATCGAGGGGACCAACGCGTGCATCGAGCGGGGCTGCCGAGAGGTGGATGGCGCCGTGGTGGTCAAGGTCACCCGACGCCGCCAGGACTTCCGCCTCGACGTTCCCGCCATCGGCCCCTCGACGGTGGAGCTCCTCGTTAAGGGAGGGGCGTCAGTGCTGGCACTGGAGGCCGGGCACATCTACGTCCTCGAAAAAGAGAAAATTCGTAAAATCGCGAAAAAAGGAGACCTCGCCATCGTGGCCTGCGACGGAACGGAATTCGTCCCTCCGCCGACACCCTCCCAGGGAGAGGAGCGGTGA